In one Clostridia bacterium genomic region, the following are encoded:
- a CDS encoding ABC transporter ATP-binding protein, whose amino-acid sequence MLKSDQVIRAEGLKKVFQSGSSDLVLFENLSFQVRKGEMLAIVGQSGSGKSTLLHILGALDRPSEGDVYCADLQLQTLSDDAAAQFRNRELGFVWQFHYLLPEFTAVENIAMPLLLRGRGRREAEEEARKWLREVGLEGRGRHRSGELSGGEQQRVSLARALVTKPQILMADEPTGDLDNRTAEAVFELIARLHSDYQLTSLLVTHNLAFARRCDRVLYLHGGRVEEVQPESLPA is encoded by the coding sequence ATGTTAAAGAGCGACCAAGTCATAAGGGCGGAGGGCCTCAAGAAGGTCTTCCAGTCGGGTAGCTCGGATCTAGTGCTCTTTGAGAACCTGTCCTTCCAGGTGAGGAAGGGAGAGATGCTGGCGATCGTCGGCCAGAGCGGTTCGGGCAAAAGCACCCTGCTGCACATCCTTGGAGCGCTCGACAGGCCTTCGGAAGGCGACGTGTATTGCGCCGATCTCCAACTGCAGACGCTTTCGGACGATGCCGCAGCACAGTTCCGAAACCGCGAACTCGGATTTGTATGGCAGTTCCATTACCTCCTGCCGGAGTTCACGGCCGTTGAGAACATCGCGATGCCGTTGCTCCTGCGTGGGCGAGGCCGACGGGAAGCGGAAGAGGAAGCACGCAAGTGGCTGCGCGAAGTTGGCCTTGAGGGCCGCGGGCGCCACCGTTCGGGCGAGCTTTCCGGGGGCGAGCAGCAGCGGGTATCACTGGCGCGCGCACTGGTAACGAAGCCGCAGATCCTCATGGCGGATGAACCGACGGGCGACCTCGATAACCGAACGGCGGAAGCAGTGTTCGAGTTGATCGCCAGGTTACATTCCGACTACCAACTTACATCTCTCCTCGTCACCCATAATCTCGCGTTTGCGCGCCGGTGCGATCGCGTTCTGTATCTGCATGGCGGACGAGTGGAAGAGGTTCAGCCGGAGTCTTTGCCGGCGTAG
- a CDS encoding VWA domain-containing protein, with product MSAQKWLNPSGFCSNTSVLTVAILTLALLLSALPMAAQSGQQAPAQQVPPAQQGSQTQKPQQQAPPEAGGPQGDVGPFAVPKKTEEPAPPPPPRPKAPEGMPQYSLSVDVPVVSVDALVVSKEGNFIPGLKKEYFRVLEDGVPQTITSFTQTERPITAVLLIEFSNTNYEFMIDALNAAYAFAAGLKKDDWVAVIEYDMHPTILVDFTQDKSAVMGALNTLRVPGFRESNVFDALYDTLDRIESIEGRKEIILVGSGRDTFSRITYDKMLKRVKDAQNVTIFTVSTGRAFLEWVDARAGSNYRVREAMMDYLQADNQMNTFAKLTGGKWYNPRFQGEFPDIFRDVAASVRNQYTLTYKPTNAKQDGTYRKLKVELVAPGTDKPLVMRSEKGKEVKYNIVAREGYTAKRIVE from the coding sequence ATGTCTGCTCAAAAATGGCTTAATCCTAGCGGTTTTTGCAGTAACACCAGCGTGCTTACGGTGGCGATTCTGACCTTGGCTTTGCTGCTTTCAGCGCTCCCGATGGCGGCACAGTCAGGGCAGCAAGCGCCGGCACAGCAAGTACCTCCCGCACAGCAGGGATCGCAAACGCAGAAGCCGCAGCAGCAAGCTCCGCCGGAGGCTGGCGGTCCGCAAGGCGATGTAGGCCCGTTCGCCGTTCCCAAGAAGACGGAGGAGCCTGCGCCGCCGCCTCCGCCCAGGCCAAAGGCTCCGGAGGGAATGCCGCAGTACTCGCTTTCTGTGGATGTTCCGGTCGTGAGCGTGGATGCGCTGGTGGTCAGCAAAGAGGGCAACTTTATTCCCGGACTGAAAAAGGAGTACTTCCGCGTCCTCGAGGACGGCGTGCCACAGACGATCACGAGTTTCACACAGACGGAGCGGCCAATCACGGCGGTGCTGCTGATCGAGTTCTCCAACACCAACTACGAATTCATGATCGACGCGCTGAACGCCGCGTATGCCTTTGCCGCGGGCCTGAAGAAAGACGACTGGGTAGCGGTGATCGAATACGACATGCACCCCACGATTTTGGTCGATTTCACTCAGGACAAGAGTGCGGTCATGGGAGCGTTGAATACGCTGCGCGTTCCCGGCTTTCGTGAGAGTAACGTCTTCGACGCGCTCTACGATACGCTCGACCGCATTGAGTCGATCGAAGGTCGCAAGGAGATCATTCTGGTCGGCAGCGGACGTGACACGTTCAGTCGTATCACTTACGACAAGATGCTGAAGAGGGTTAAAGATGCGCAGAACGTGACCATCTTCACGGTGAGCACCGGACGCGCTTTCCTGGAGTGGGTGGACGCGCGCGCGGGTAGTAACTATCGCGTGCGCGAGGCGATGATGGATTATCTGCAGGCCGACAACCAGATGAATACGTTTGCCAAGTTGACGGGTGGGAAGTGGTATAACCCGCGCTTCCAGGGAGAATTCCCGGACATTTTCCGCGATGTGGCAGCGAGCGTGCGCAACCAGTACACGCTGACCTACAAGCCGACAAACGCGAAACAGGACGGGACGTACCGTAAATTGAAGGTGGAATTGGTGGCGCCCGGGACGGACAAGCCTCTCGTTATGCGCAGCGAGAAGGGCAAAGAGGTCAAATACAACATCGTGGCGCGCGAAGGTTACACGGCGAAACGCATTGTCGAGTAG
- a CDS encoding ATP-dependent Clp protease ATP-binding subunit → MFERYTEKARRVIFFARYEASQFGSPYIETEHLLLGLLREDKALTNRFLRQHSSVDSIRKQIEGHTTIREKVSTSVDLPLSNECKRVLAYAAEEAERLSHKHIGTEHLLLGLLREEKCFAAEILQERGLRLPTIREELARTSQEKVQPAASQRSRESSLLAEFSRDLTQAAMDNQLDPLVGRDQEVDRAIQILCRRTKNNPVLIGEPGVGKTAIVEGLAQRIADGEVPSFLADKRVLALDLSLIVAGTKYRGQFEERLKTIMKELMESQNSIIFIDELHTLVGAGSAEGSLDAANILKPALSRGEIQCIGATTPGEYRKSIEKDRSLERRFQSVKVPPPNEDDATKILFGIKDRYEKFHAVTYTDEAISFSVSHSNRYIPDRFLPDKAIDLIDEAGARVKLRQTALPDEITEVQKRIKFIVHRMENAIANHEFEKARFYSDEERKERENLRALRDKYHLDESATGVVTREDIEEVVSRWTGVPVASIKEEESQKLLRIEEELHKRVISQNRAISALSRAIRRSRAGLKSPNRPIGSFLFLGPTGVGKTEVARTLAQFMFGSEKSLIRFDMSEYMEKHSVSKLIGSPPGYVGYEEGGQLTERVKRAPYSVVLLDEIEKAHPDVFNILLQVFEDGQLTDGLGNTVDFKNSILIMTSNIGARHLMKRTGMGFQSEKEEMISDKVEEMVKGEVKRTFNPEFLNRLDEVVLFQSLTEADLIQIVELMVTQLNQNLSQRSITITVNEDARKWILDKTLIDRSYGARPLRRALQKYIEDPLSEALIQGTIKTRPAFVEVYIDNNQLFYRQVGEESKDGVLLFSN, encoded by the coding sequence ATGTTCGAAAGGTACACAGAGAAAGCCAGACGCGTAATTTTTTTCGCGCGTTACGAGGCAAGCCAGTTCGGATCTCCCTACATTGAAACGGAGCACTTGCTTCTGGGATTGCTGCGCGAAGACAAGGCGCTGACCAACCGGTTCCTCCGGCAGCATTCGTCGGTGGACTCCATTCGCAAGCAGATCGAGGGGCACACCACGATCCGCGAGAAGGTTTCGACCTCTGTGGACCTCCCCTTGAGCAACGAGTGCAAGCGCGTGCTGGCCTACGCGGCGGAGGAAGCCGAGCGCCTGTCGCACAAGCACATCGGCACAGAGCACCTGCTCCTCGGACTGCTTCGGGAAGAAAAGTGCTTCGCCGCAGAGATTCTGCAGGAGCGCGGACTGCGCCTTCCCACCATTCGTGAAGAGCTTGCACGCACGTCGCAGGAGAAGGTTCAGCCTGCCGCTTCGCAGCGTTCGCGAGAGTCGTCCCTGCTGGCGGAGTTCTCGCGCGACCTCACGCAGGCCGCGATGGACAACCAGCTTGATCCGCTCGTCGGACGTGATCAGGAAGTGGACCGCGCTATTCAGATTCTCTGCCGGCGCACCAAGAACAATCCGGTGCTTATCGGAGAGCCTGGCGTCGGTAAGACGGCCATCGTCGAAGGCCTTGCGCAGCGCATCGCCGACGGCGAAGTTCCGTCATTCCTGGCGGACAAGCGCGTGCTCGCACTTGACCTCTCGCTGATCGTCGCCGGAACCAAGTATCGCGGACAGTTCGAAGAGCGCCTGAAGACCATCATGAAGGAACTGATGGAGTCGCAGAATTCCATCATCTTCATCGATGAGTTGCACACGCTCGTCGGGGCGGGTTCTGCCGAGGGTTCGCTCGACGCGGCCAACATCCTGAAGCCGGCACTTTCGCGGGGCGAGATCCAGTGCATAGGCGCTACCACACCGGGCGAGTACCGCAAGTCCATCGAGAAGGACCGCTCACTGGAGCGGCGCTTCCAGTCCGTGAAAGTTCCGCCGCCGAACGAAGACGACGCGACCAAAATCCTGTTCGGCATCAAAGATCGTTACGAGAAGTTCCATGCCGTGACATACACGGACGAGGCCATCTCATTCTCCGTATCGCACTCGAACCGTTACATCCCGGATCGCTTCCTGCCCGATAAGGCCATCGACCTCATCGACGAAGCCGGTGCTCGCGTGAAACTGCGCCAGACCGCGCTTCCTGATGAGATCACAGAGGTTCAGAAGCGGATCAAGTTCATCGTCCACCGCATGGAGAACGCCATCGCGAATCACGAATTCGAGAAGGCGCGTTTCTACTCAGACGAGGAGCGCAAGGAGCGCGAGAACCTGCGCGCTCTGCGGGATAAGTATCACCTGGATGAGTCCGCCACTGGCGTCGTTACCCGCGAAGACATTGAGGAAGTCGTGTCGCGCTGGACTGGCGTTCCCGTGGCGTCCATCAAGGAAGAAGAGTCACAGAAGCTGCTCCGCATTGAAGAGGAACTGCACAAGCGCGTCATATCGCAGAACCGTGCGATCAGCGCGTTGTCGCGTGCGATTCGCCGCTCGCGTGCCGGACTGAAGAGTCCGAACCGTCCGATCGGCTCTTTCCTCTTCCTTGGTCCGACCGGCGTTGGCAAAACGGAAGTCGCTCGCACGCTGGCGCAGTTCATGTTCGGAAGCGAAAAGTCGCTCATCCGCTTCGATATGTCCGAGTACATGGAGAAACATTCGGTGAGCAAACTCATCGGCTCGCCTCCGGGATACGTCGGGTACGAAGAGGGCGGTCAGTTGACTGAAAGGGTGAAGCGCGCACCATATTCCGTCGTCCTGCTCGACGAAATTGAGAAGGCTCATCCGGATGTGTTCAACATCCTATTGCAGGTTTTTGAAGACGGTCAGTTGACGGATGGTCTCGGCAACACCGTGGACTTCAAGAACTCGATCCTGATCATGACCTCGAACATCGGCGCTCGTCATCTGATGAAGCGCACCGGAATGGGCTTCCAGAGCGAAAAGGAAGAGATGATTTCGGACAAAGTCGAGGAGATGGTGAAGGGCGAAGTGAAGCGCACCTTCAATCCCGAGTTCCTCAACCGTCTCGACGAAGTCGTGCTCTTCCAGTCGCTGACGGAAGCGGACCTGATCCAGATCGTGGAGCTTATGGTGACGCAGTTGAACCAGAACCTGTCGCAACGTTCCATCACTATCACGGTGAACGAAGACGCGCGCAAATGGATTCTGGACAAGACTCTCATCGACCGCAGCTACGGCGCGCGTCCGTTGCGTCGCGCATTGCAGAAGTACATCGAGGACCCGCTCTCGGAGGCGCTCATCCAGGGCACCATCAAGACGCGACCGGCGTTCGTCGAGGTTTACATCGACAACAACCAGCTCTTCTATCGCCAGGTTGGCGAAGAGAGCAAAGATGGCGTGCTGCTGTTCTCGAACTAG
- a CDS encoding methylmalonyl-CoA mutase family protein, translating to MPDNQKDVGGGSVAANRVAENRLKEVFDRRHPSESEERWAEKTLLPTLEKSPEKPIGAPTGTNLDENGNARYTTISGLPIKRLYTKADLPEDWNYDQYLGYPGQPPYTRGIHATGYRGKLWTMRQFSGFASPEETNARYKYLLSHGSGGLSVAFDLPTLMGYDSDSPFSEGEVGKCGVAIDSLEDMEILFDGINLEKTTVSMTINSPASVLWAMYLVVAEKQGADWTKVSGTLQNDILKEYIAQKEYIYPPAQSMRLVIDTFEFGSRFTPRFNTISISGYHIREAGSTALQELAFTIYDGVEYVDWARRRGLDVDEFGPRLSFFFNAHNDFFEEIGKYRAARKIWYRLMKERFGAKNERTWLMRFHTQTAGVSLTAQQPMNNIARAAIQAMAAVLGGTQSLHTDGYDEALALPTEEAARIALRTQQIIAYESGVAQTVDPLGGSYFVEKMTLDMEKGAFDYFEKLDAMGGMVKAIEKGFPQKEIAEASYQFQRATEAKEKITVGANEFVIEEEPPNILYIGEEVARHQTEKLNALRARRDNQEVARRLDALKKAAAQEPKAATDGNISPVNTMPFIIDCVRVYATVGEICDALKTVYGTYEESAFA from the coding sequence ATGCCTGACAATCAAAAGGACGTTGGTGGTGGTAGTGTGGCTGCAAATCGTGTGGCTGAGAATCGGTTGAAAGAGGTTTTCGACAGGCGACATCCGTCCGAGAGCGAAGAGCGCTGGGCGGAGAAGACGCTGTTGCCAACGCTGGAAAAATCTCCAGAGAAGCCGATTGGCGCGCCGACGGGCACAAACCTCGACGAGAACGGCAACGCGCGCTACACGACGATTTCCGGTCTGCCGATCAAGCGGCTGTACACGAAAGCCGACCTGCCGGAAGACTGGAACTACGACCAGTATCTCGGCTATCCGGGCCAGCCTCCATACACGCGCGGGATTCACGCTACCGGATATCGCGGCAAGCTGTGGACGATGCGCCAGTTCTCGGGCTTCGCGTCTCCGGAAGAGACCAACGCTCGTTACAAGTACCTGCTGTCGCATGGCAGCGGTGGGCTGTCCGTGGCGTTCGATCTGCCGACGCTGATGGGTTACGACAGCGACTCCCCGTTCAGCGAAGGCGAAGTCGGCAAGTGCGGCGTCGCCATCGATTCGCTTGAGGACATGGAAATCCTGTTCGACGGCATCAACCTGGAGAAGACGACGGTTTCGATGACCATCAACTCTCCGGCTTCTGTTCTTTGGGCTATGTACCTGGTGGTTGCCGAGAAGCAGGGTGCGGATTGGACAAAGGTAAGCGGTACCCTCCAGAACGATATCCTGAAGGAATACATCGCTCAGAAGGAATACATCTATCCACCTGCGCAGTCGATGCGACTGGTGATTGACACCTTCGAGTTCGGCTCCAGGTTCACACCTCGCTTCAACACGATTTCGATCAGCGGCTACCACATTCGCGAAGCCGGTTCGACGGCGCTGCAAGAGCTGGCGTTCACGATCTATGACGGTGTTGAGTACGTGGATTGGGCGCGCCGCCGCGGGCTCGACGTGGATGAGTTTGGGCCGCGACTCAGCTTCTTCTTCAACGCGCACAACGACTTCTTCGAAGAGATCGGCAAGTACCGCGCTGCGCGAAAAATCTGGTACCGGCTGATGAAGGAACGTTTCGGCGCGAAGAACGAGCGCACCTGGCTGATGCGATTCCACACGCAAACGGCGGGCGTCTCACTAACGGCGCAGCAGCCAATGAATAACATTGCGCGCGCCGCGATCCAGGCGATGGCAGCGGTGCTGGGCGGAACGCAGTCTTTGCATACCGACGGCTATGACGAAGCACTTGCGCTGCCGACGGAAGAGGCGGCGCGCATCGCGTTGCGCACGCAGCAAATCATCGCGTACGAGTCGGGAGTGGCGCAGACTGTCGATCCGCTTGGAGGTTCGTATTTCGTTGAAAAGATGACGCTGGACATGGAGAAGGGCGCGTTCGACTACTTCGAAAAACTGGATGCGATGGGTGGCATGGTAAAGGCCATCGAGAAGGGGTTTCCGCAGAAGGAAATTGCTGAGGCCAGCTACCAGTTCCAGCGCGCGACCGAAGCTAAAGAGAAGATCACGGTCGGCGCGAATGAGTTCGTCATTGAAGAAGAGCCGCCGAACATCCTGTACATAGGGGAAGAAGTTGCGCGCCATCAGACGGAGAAACTGAATGCGCTGCGTGCTCGTCGCGACAACCAGGAAGTTGCGCGCCGCCTGGATGCTCTGAAGAAGGCTGCCGCGCAGGAACCCAAAGCCGCCACGGATGGCAACATCTCCCCGGTGAACACGATGCCGTTCATCATCGACTGCGTGCGAGTATATGCGACGGTAGGCGAGATTTGCGATGCATTGAAGACCGTGTACGGGACGTATGAGGAGTCGGCCTTCGCTTGA
- a CDS encoding isoprenylcysteine carboxylmethyltransferase family protein translates to MLTPAWVLMWIVVWAASAPWRHALLYDAHWTWLLVPPLWTISLYIYFGGNRHFTVNQVIGRNELEPERHEPSLVTTGLHSRMRHPLYFGHLCTMLGWTIGTATIATLALTVFAVLSGIFLIRTEDAELERRFGVSYREYKQRVPAVVPHFRA, encoded by the coding sequence GTGCTCACACCCGCTTGGGTGCTGATGTGGATCGTCGTCTGGGCCGCCTCCGCTCCGTGGCGGCACGCGCTCCTGTACGACGCACACTGGACATGGCTCCTGGTTCCGCCACTCTGGACGATTTCGCTGTACATATACTTCGGCGGCAATCGCCACTTCACCGTCAACCAGGTCATCGGGCGCAACGAGCTTGAACCCGAGCGCCACGAGCCTTCCCTCGTCACCACCGGCCTGCACTCGCGGATGCGACACCCGCTCTACTTCGGACACCTCTGCACCATGCTCGGGTGGACGATCGGCACTGCGACAATTGCAACCTTAGCTCTGACTGTGTTCGCTGTACTCAGTGGCATCTTCCTTATCCGCACAGAAGATGCGGAACTCGAGCGCCGTTTCGGCGTATCCTATCGCGAGTACAAGCAGAGAGTGCCCGCCGTCGTGCCTCATTTCCGGGCCTGA
- a CDS encoding SpoIVB peptidase S55, with protein sequence MKKLFTPLLIFLSLLFVCVGAFAVENKPVLQTMPLDQVKIGMRGVAYTVFEGIKPEPMEVEVLGILRNMAGPRGDVILVRLHGKKPEYTGVVAGMSGSPVYIEGKLVGALAYRIGEFSKEPIGGVTPIAQMLEINELDRSSAPEYSAASTAAQTPQRTSGPGTVPQSQQVYTYLKPIDTPLVFNGFSQESIQQFASQFAAAGIVPVMGAGSSSDAPQPEPIEPGSSVGAVLVRGDMDIAATCTVTYIDPERLLACGHPLLNFGQVEMPMTKSHVLATLPSTSNAFKIATTTEPIGAFVQDRHTGILGRFGMTPKMIPVTLNFHGISRPKSFHFEVLNNAKLTPVAMMTTVFNAIQGMNEYGEETTFRVKGSINVSGFPSMTLSNMYAPVDGGNPTAAAIASALGERFSRIFENQYERPDISGVELNIDLVRERRWARLETARTDVTEARPGDEIVVETVLRPYRGERIVRQVPMKVPTSTPKGTLRILVSDGDTLDRMRRNTSLISRKLDLNATIAQLNNEHTNSRLYVSLLEANPQAMVEDKVMPTLPLSVMNVMDGMRGTQDMVVVGESAVNEASTPLDYVVTGAQIITVTVR encoded by the coding sequence ATGAAAAAGCTTTTCACGCCACTTCTTATCTTCTTGTCTCTCCTGTTCGTCTGCGTCGGCGCGTTCGCCGTCGAGAACAAACCAGTCCTGCAAACCATGCCTCTTGACCAGGTCAAGATTGGTATGCGCGGCGTAGCCTACACGGTCTTCGAAGGTATAAAGCCTGAGCCCATGGAAGTCGAGGTTCTCGGCATTCTGCGTAACATGGCCGGACCACGCGGCGACGTCATCCTCGTGCGACTGCACGGCAAAAAGCCCGAGTACACGGGCGTAGTAGCCGGCATGAGCGGCAGCCCCGTCTACATTGAAGGCAAGCTCGTCGGCGCCCTTGCGTATCGCATCGGCGAATTCAGCAAGGAACCCATCGGCGGCGTCACTCCTATCGCGCAGATGCTCGAGATCAACGAACTCGACCGCTCGTCCGCGCCGGAGTACTCCGCTGCCAGCACTGCCGCCCAAACGCCACAACGCACCTCAGGACCGGGGACAGTACCTCAATCTCAACAGGTTTACACGTATCTCAAACCCATCGACACTCCGTTAGTTTTCAACGGATTCAGCCAGGAAAGCATCCAGCAGTTTGCCTCGCAGTTTGCTGCCGCGGGGATTGTTCCCGTGATGGGCGCCGGTTCATCGAGCGATGCGCCGCAGCCAGAGCCCATTGAGCCCGGATCGTCCGTTGGCGCTGTGCTCGTTCGCGGCGATATGGATATCGCAGCTACCTGCACCGTCACCTACATCGATCCTGAGAGACTACTCGCCTGCGGCCACCCGCTGCTTAACTTCGGCCAGGTAGAGATGCCGATGACGAAGTCGCACGTGCTTGCCACCCTGCCTTCGACTTCAAACGCTTTCAAGATCGCAACTACAACTGAACCTATCGGAGCCTTTGTCCAGGACCGGCATACCGGCATCCTTGGACGCTTCGGCATGACGCCGAAGATGATCCCAGTCACCCTGAATTTCCACGGCATCTCGCGCCCGAAGAGTTTCCACTTCGAAGTGCTGAACAACGCCAAGCTGACGCCCGTTGCCATGATGACCACGGTCTTCAATGCCATTCAGGGCATGAACGAGTATGGCGAAGAGACGACCTTCCGCGTAAAGGGCAGCATCAACGTGAGCGGCTTCCCCAGCATGACCCTCAGCAATATGTACGCGCCCGTTGATGGGGGCAATCCCACAGCGGCGGCTATCGCCTCGGCGCTCGGCGAGCGCTTCAGCCGAATATTCGAAAATCAGTACGAGCGTCCCGACATCAGCGGTGTCGAACTGAACATCGACCTCGTTCGCGAACGCCGCTGGGCTCGCCTGGAAACCGCGCGCACCGACGTGACCGAAGCGCGCCCCGGCGATGAGATCGTCGTAGAGACCGTACTACGCCCTTATCGCGGCGAGCGAATCGTCCGGCAGGTTCCGATGAAGGTGCCGACGTCAACGCCCAAGGGCACGTTGCGAATCCTCGTCAGCGATGGCGACACCCTCGACCGTATGCGTCGAAACACGAGTCTGATCTCGCGCAAGCTCGACCTCAACGCGACGATCGCTCAACTCAACAATGAACACACCAATTCCAGGCTTTACGTTTCGCTCCTCGAAGCCAATCCGCAGGCGATGGTGGAAGATAAGGTGATGCCAACGCTGCCGCTCTCCGTCATGAATGTTATGGACGGAATGCGCGGAACGCAGGACATGGTTGTCGTTGGCGAATCGGCAGTGAATGAGGCCTCCACTCCGCTCGACTACGTCGTCACGGGAGCGCAGATCATCACCGTCACCGTTCGATAA
- a CDS encoding class I SAM-dependent methyltransferase: protein METARRTREAYDLFASVYARHFAAEAVRLVLPVHDRLLLSSLPQGASILDLCCGAGHLAAALNARGFYVTGIDNSAAMLKEARTNAPRSDFILADVRDFQLPTKFRTALSTFNSLAHIDTEDLGRVFRNVRNALTEGACFAFDLFLEEAYRRRWRESFTVENDHQICSVRPRYDRTHRLATNHIVICSRDSERIAEFTLVQKCHSRAELISALKQAGFREVRVFDGGKDFSLRREHGRAFFLCR, encoded by the coding sequence ATGGAAACCGCTCGCCGAACCCGAGAAGCGTATGATCTCTTTGCTTCCGTGTACGCGCGACACTTCGCTGCGGAAGCCGTTCGCCTCGTTCTTCCCGTGCATGATCGCCTGCTTCTCTCTTCCCTGCCTCAGGGCGCAAGCATCCTCGACCTCTGCTGCGGCGCGGGACATTTGGCCGCGGCGCTCAATGCCCGCGGATTTTACGTCACCGGCATCGATAACTCCGCGGCCATGTTGAAGGAGGCGCGCACCAACGCCCCGCGATCCGACTTCATCCTCGCCGATGTTCGCGATTTCCAACTTCCAACCAAGTTCCGCACCGCCCTATCGACCTTCAATAGTCTCGCTCACATCGACACAGAGGACCTGGGGCGAGTATTCCGCAACGTTCGCAACGCATTGACCGAGGGCGCGTGTTTCGCTTTTGATTTATTCCTGGAGGAGGCTTACCGGCGGCGCTGGCGCGAATCTTTCACGGTGGAGAATGACCATCAAATTTGCAGCGTCCGGCCACGCTATGACAGAACGCATCGGCTCGCAACCAACCACATTGTTATTTGCAGCCGCGATAGCGAAAGGATCGCAGAGTTCACGCTCGTGCAGAAGTGTCACTCGCGAGCCGAACTCATTAGCGCTCTTAAGCAGGCTGGATTTCGCGAAGTGCGCGTCTTCGATGGTGGGAAAGACTTTTCCTTGCGGCGCGAGCACGGCCGCGCGTTCTTTCTCTGTCGCTGA
- a CDS encoding FtsX-like permease family protein, whose translation MRFELFVAARYLRAKRRQAVIGIITVISVIGVAAGVASLIVALAINNGFRQDLQQRLLGSTSHVSLMRVQSDGILDWQGTLDRLQTQPHVQAAAPAIYEQVLISRGARAKGAILKGVLPDRERRVSELLNSVKLGSAKPLTDSQAANAFERASRGGLYAENDDSNNTSNDATTEDSPSSLSASRERFRALPPIILGKDMADELGATVGSVVLVTSPQGELTPFGIVPKYVRFKVVGIFQSGFYDYDTAWALTDLSDAQKLFGLADVASVIEFKVDDIYRAADIGQQLERAAGPGFQATNWMEQNRALFRALRLERVVTFITIGLIVFVAALNILISLIMMVMEKTKDIAVLVSMGARRAQVRNIFIMQGMLIGVIGTALGLVLGYSLSWTAGHYKLVSLSAEVYSIDYVPFAARAIDGVIVAVVALAISFIATIYPSYSASKVLPAEALRYE comes from the coding sequence TTGCGATTTGAACTGTTCGTAGCCGCCCGATATCTTCGTGCTAAACGGCGTCAAGCCGTCATTGGCATCATCACGGTTATATCGGTGATCGGCGTGGCTGCGGGCGTTGCGTCGCTCATCGTGGCCTTGGCCATCAACAACGGATTCCGGCAAGACCTCCAGCAGCGGCTATTGGGCTCCACATCCCATGTCAGCCTCATGCGTGTGCAGAGCGATGGCATCCTCGATTGGCAGGGCACGCTCGATCGCCTGCAAACGCAGCCACACGTCCAGGCCGCCGCGCCCGCGATCTACGAACAGGTGCTCATCTCTCGCGGTGCGCGTGCCAAAGGCGCCATCCTCAAAGGCGTTCTCCCGGACCGCGAACGTCGGGTCAGCGAATTGCTCAATTCCGTCAAACTCGGCTCCGCCAAGCCACTGACTGACTCGCAAGCCGCAAACGCATTCGAGCGCGCCAGCAGAGGCGGACTCTACGCGGAGAACGACGACTCGAATAACACTTCCAACGATGCGACTACGGAAGACTCACCCAGTTCTCTCTCCGCGTCTCGAGAGCGCTTTCGTGCCTTGCCTCCGATCATTCTGGGAAAAGACATGGCGGACGAACTCGGCGCTACGGTTGGGTCTGTCGTGCTCGTCACCAGTCCACAGGGAGAACTAACGCCCTTCGGCATCGTTCCCAAGTACGTCCGCTTCAAGGTCGTCGGAATTTTCCAGTCAGGCTTCTACGATTACGACACGGCGTGGGCGCTCACCGACCTCTCCGACGCGCAAAAGCTCTTCGGCCTTGCCGACGTCGCTTCGGTAATCGAATTCAAAGTGGACGATATTTATCGCGCCGCCGACATCGGCCAGCAACTTGAAAGAGCTGCCGGCCCCGGCTTCCAGGCGACCAACTGGATGGAACAGAATCGCGCACTGTTTCGCGCTCTTCGCCTCGAACGCGTCGTCACCTTCATCACTATTGGACTTATCGTTTTCGTGGCTGCGCTCAACATCCTCATTTCGCTGATCATGATGGTCATGGAGAAGACGAAGGACATCGCAGTTCTGGTCTCCATGGGCGCACGGCGTGCGCAGGTGAGAAACATCTTCATCATGCAGGGCATGCTGATCGGCGTCATCGGAACTGCTCTCGGCCTGGTGCTCGGATACTCTCTCTCTTGGACCGCCGGACACTACAAGCTCGTCTCGCTATCGGCCGAGGTTTACTCCATCGACTACGTTCCCTTTGCCGCGCGCGCCATCGATGGCGTCATTGTCGCCGTGGTTGCTCTCGCGATTTCATTTATCGCAACGATTTACCCCTCGTACTCCGCTTCAAAGGTTCTCCCCGCCGAAGCCCTACGCTACGAATAA